The Methanoregula boonei 6A8 genome has a window encoding:
- a CDS encoding UDP-glucuronic acid decarboxylase family protein, translating to MTFDSREELDTIRKNLGELSFEDRRVLVTGGAGFLGSWMCEFLIDSGASVTCVDNFASGRKENIHALMANERFRFIEHDISRSLPVETPVDYVFHMASRASPFEFERYPIEILRANTQGVMIALEIAKKHNARFVFTSTSEVYGNPDIVPTPETYHGNVNPVGLRGCYDEAKRCGEAYVIAYRREHRLNTRIARIFNTYGPRIRMDGIYGRVIPRFIDQALTGKPITVFGDGSQTRSFTYVTDQIEGLLRLAALDDAEGQVINIGNVNEITVLELARKVIALTGSKSALTFHPLPEDDPLRRRPDVTKAKKILDWQPKVPLEKGLGRMIEWIKPHN from the coding sequence ATGACGTTTGATTCCCGCGAAGAACTTGATACGATACGTAAAAACCTTGGTGAGCTCTCCTTTGAAGACCGGAGGGTGCTGGTGACCGGGGGTGCCGGTTTTCTCGGTTCGTGGATGTGTGAATTCCTGATAGATTCTGGGGCATCAGTTACCTGTGTTGACAACTTTGCAAGCGGCCGAAAAGAAAACATTCATGCCCTTATGGCAAACGAACGGTTCCGGTTTATCGAGCACGATATTTCCCGGTCGCTTCCCGTTGAGACACCTGTAGATTATGTTTTCCACATGGCCAGCCGGGCTTCCCCGTTCGAGTTCGAGCGTTACCCCATTGAGATCTTAAGGGCAAACACGCAGGGCGTGATGATTGCGCTTGAGATCGCAAAAAAGCACAACGCACGATTTGTCTTTACCTCCACAAGCGAGGTGTACGGGAACCCGGATATCGTCCCTACACCAGAAACTTACCACGGGAATGTAAACCCGGTCGGGTTACGCGGGTGCTATGACGAGGCAAAACGCTGTGGTGAAGCCTACGTGATCGCCTACCGCCGGGAGCACCGGCTCAACACCCGCATCGCCCGGATCTTCAACACCTACGGCCCCCGCATACGGATGGACGGTATCTACGGCAGGGTTATTCCCCGGTTCATCGACCAGGCCCTGACCGGTAAACCCATCACGGTATTTGGCGATGGATCCCAGACCCGGAGTTTTACTTATGTGACAGACCAGATTGAAGGGCTTCTCCGGCTGGCGGCACTGGATGATGCGGAGGGACAGGTAATCAATATCGGGAATGTGAATGAGATCACGGTTCTTGAACTGGCACGAAAGGTCATCGCCCTTACCGGGTCGAAATCGGCCCTGACATTCCATCCGCTCCCGGAGGATGACCCGCTTCGGAGAAGGCCGGATGTGACAAAGGCAAAGAAGATCCTCGATTGGCAGCCGAAGGTGCCGCTGGAAAAAGGGCTGGGGCGGATGATTGAATGGATAAAACCACATAATTGA
- a CDS encoding NAD-dependent epimerase/dehydratase family protein has translation MKNVIITGSSGLIGSACVEKFLHEGWHVTGVDNFTREKLFGKEADTHSNLDPLKKERNFTNIESDIRNNEVVTPLIKDADAIVHLAAQPSHPRSLEIPMEDFQINAFGTLNLLELTRKYNPDIPFAYMSSNKVYGDYPNYYNYTTIENGVYKRYENTALESFDEYLPIDGCGHTPFGVSKAAADMYCQEYAINYGMTTATFRGGCLIGSHQKAVEMHGFLGFFTKQILQQNKLFVYGGGYRVRDNIHSSDVADVLYRWITKPVPSQTGKFGKPYNLGGMRANSVSIYETIAAIEAKTGLKANFEEAPERESDHLWWISNMSRFKNDYPDWKGPKKDLDYIFNELLHNWIDIFHLDLDLKEPHYFRELRT, from the coding sequence ATGAAAAACGTCATAATAACCGGATCGAGCGGGTTAATCGGCAGCGCATGTGTGGAAAAATTTCTGCACGAAGGCTGGCATGTAACCGGCGTGGATAATTTCACGCGGGAGAAATTATTTGGCAAAGAGGCCGACACGCACAGCAATCTCGATCCTCTGAAAAAAGAGAGGAATTTCACCAATATCGAATCAGATATCCGGAACAACGAGGTTGTTACACCGCTGATCAAGGATGCGGATGCGATAGTGCACCTTGCAGCGCAGCCGTCGCATCCACGATCCCTGGAGATCCCAATGGAGGATTTCCAGATCAATGCGTTTGGGACTCTCAACCTTCTTGAACTAACGAGGAAATATAATCCGGATATTCCGTTTGCGTATATGTCCTCAAATAAAGTATACGGGGACTATCCCAATTATTACAATTATACCACCATTGAAAACGGGGTCTATAAACGGTATGAGAACACCGCACTGGAATCCTTTGACGAGTACCTGCCAATAGACGGGTGCGGCCATACACCGTTTGGGGTATCGAAAGCTGCGGCCGATATGTACTGTCAGGAATATGCGATCAATTATGGCATGACCACGGCAACATTCCGGGGCGGGTGCCTGATCGGGTCGCACCAGAAAGCAGTTGAGATGCACGGGTTCCTGGGATTTTTCACCAAACAGATCCTGCAGCAGAACAAATTGTTTGTGTATGGCGGGGGATACCGGGTCCGGGACAACATCCATTCCAGCGATGTGGCGGATGTTCTGTACAGGTGGATAACCAAACCTGTACCGTCCCAAACGGGGAAATTCGGGAAACCGTACAACCTCGGCGGCATGCGGGCCAATTCAGTCTCAATCTACGAGACCATTGCGGCCATCGAGGCAAAAACAGGGTTAAAGGCCAATTTCGAAGAAGCACCCGAACGGGAAAGCGATCATCTCTGGTGGATCAGCAACATGTCCAGATTCAAGAATGATTACCCGGACTGGAAAGGCCCAAAGAAAGATCTGGACTATATCTTTAATGAACTCCTCCACAACTGGATCGATATATTCCATCTGGATCTCGATCTTAAAGAGCCGCATTATTTCCGGGAGCTCCGTACATGA
- a CDS encoding NAD-dependent epimerase/dehydratase family protein, whose translation MRVLITGGAGFVGSNLAIFLKNRLPATTVICFDNLKRRGSELNLTRLKVAGIQFTHGDVRNEEDFEALPPFDLMIECSAEPSVLAGVGSSPSYVMNTNLLGTINCLEAVRKNHAAILFLSTSRVYPIRPINALPFREEATRFSLGDTTGIPGVSSRGIAEEFPLAGPRSIYGATKLCSEYLIQEYCASYGIHAIINRCGLIAGPWQMGKVDQGVVMLWAACHRFRKDLAYIGYYGTGKQVRDVLHIDDLCDLVLAQMKRLDEFSGEIFNAGGGLNNSISLQEMTAICREVTGETIPVRSVPETRPNDLIWYVTDNSRVSRTFGWKPQRSVKDTVTDITRWIDSSRALLSNIL comes from the coding sequence ATGAGAGTGCTGATAACCGGGGGTGCCGGGTTTGTCGGGTCAAATCTTGCGATTTTCCTGAAAAACCGCCTGCCTGCCACCACGGTTATCTGTTTTGATAACCTGAAACGAAGAGGTTCCGAACTGAATCTTACCCGGTTGAAAGTGGCCGGGATCCAATTTACCCATGGGGATGTCCGGAATGAGGAAGATTTCGAGGCGCTTCCTCCTTTTGACCTGATGATCGAATGCTCAGCTGAACCTTCGGTTCTTGCGGGGGTCGGATCGTCACCATCGTATGTCATGAACACGAACCTGCTGGGCACGATTAACTGCCTTGAAGCAGTCAGGAAAAACCATGCGGCCATCCTCTTTCTCTCCACGAGCCGGGTGTATCCCATCCGACCGATCAATGCTCTTCCGTTCCGCGAGGAGGCCACCCGGTTCTCGCTGGGAGATACCACGGGAATTCCCGGGGTGAGCTCTCGGGGGATTGCCGAAGAGTTCCCCCTCGCCGGCCCCCGGTCGATCTATGGGGCGACCAAGTTATGCTCTGAGTATCTCATCCAGGAGTACTGCGCATCATATGGTATCCATGCAATCATCAACCGGTGCGGGCTTATCGCCGGGCCGTGGCAGATGGGCAAAGTCGATCAGGGTGTGGTGATGCTCTGGGCGGCATGTCACCGGTTCAGAAAAGATCTAGCCTATATCGGGTACTACGGTACAGGAAAACAGGTCCGGGATGTGCTGCATATCGATGATCTCTGTGATCTGGTCCTTGCGCAGATGAAACGTCTTGATGAATTTTCCGGGGAGATATTCAACGCTGGCGGCGGACTGAACAACAGCATCTCGCTCCAGGAGATGACCGCGATATGCCGGGAAGTTACCGGAGAAACAATTCCTGTACGTTCTGTTCCGGAGACCCGGCCAAACGACCTCATCTGGTATGTTACCGATAATTCCCGAGTCTCCCGCACCTTTGGCTGGAAACCACAACGATCGGTTAAGGATACCGTCACGGATATTACGCGGTGGATTGATTCCAGCAGGGCATTACTCTCCAATATTTTATAG